GCCCTGGCATCCAGCAGTGCGGCTTTGAGAAGTGAAGCCTCCTTGTGTTTTGAAGCGTCGTCACTACCTCCGATGGCGAAATCCACCAGATGCAGGGCAAGCTGAATGTCACCTTTCTGCTGCAACTCTCTGGCACGTTCAATCAGTTGTTCCGCACCGGTGAGTCCGGTAACCTCAGCTGCTATTGTAGAGCTGTGAGAAGGGAATAGCTCGCTCGGATTGCCGTCGTACCAGCCGGTGTATCGCCGGTAGACGTCGTGTATGACAAACGTGGGGTGGCCGTAGGCTCCCACAAGCCAGGGGTCGTTGGCCATATCCTCGGGTATTGTTATCTTCTCCAGTATGTCCTCAATCCAGTATTGCTCGTTTAGCAGCCGGACAACCTCATCCTGGATGTATCGCAGGAACTTCGCCGTTTTCAGACACCTTTCTCGTGCCAGACCACTACGTAGAACGCCGAGACCGGCAATGATAAAGTCCGGGTCCTTGTCGGCTATCTTCTCCAGAGCCTCAGCCCATTCCAGAGTATAGCGCTGCTCCTTCAACGGATTGCCGGTATTGGGACAGCCGCCAATCAGCAGGTCACCAATCATGGCAAGCTTACGCTCCGGCACCCACACCCAGATGGTGTCTTCCGTCTCCGCCGGGGCATGGCGAATCTCGAAGGTGAAGCCCCCCAACTTGAACTCCATATAGTCCGAGAAAGTAGTATCAGGATAGACGTACGGCGACGGACGTGGGCTGCTTCCCTGCTTCTGTTGGGCCCTCTGCATTTCGGGACCGGGGAACTGGAGAGAACCGATGTACCGACGCCGTCCGGCCAGCATCCGGTACTTATCAAACCGCTTGGCCAACAGTTCGTGACCGATGATTCGTGGTCGGGGGTGACCTCTCTGCTCGGCATCTTCCAGGAAGGCATGCACGCCGCCGGTGTGGTCTCCGTGACCGTGTGAGTAGATGATGGTGTGGAAAGGAGCGTCTGTCCTTTCCCTTATCCTCCTGACCCTGTCCGGCCCACCCTGAGGCATACCGGTATCAACCACCACCAACCCTTCCCCGGTAATAACCACCCCGCTCGGCCCGGCTACCGGGACAACTCGTCCTATCTTGATTACGTCCGGAGCAAGCTCTTCATCTTTACCCCGGAGCTTTTTTACTTCCTCTATGTCTGAATTCTGAGTCACCACAACCCTCCTTTAGTTCTTAGTAATCCCGGCAGTTTCCGGCTAACCATACACGCCGCCCTGCTGCCTGGTCGTCTGAGTTTCTCTTCGTCAGCGTGGTTCAGAAACGCACCAGGTGCCGCACCATTCTGCCAGTCACCCGGAAGACGCAGGTTTACTTCGGGTCCGGTTCCTCCAGTGCCTGGAAGATTATGGCTCCTTCCGCATCCCTGGGCATCGGCCAACCAGCCAGATAGCAGATGGTGGGAATCAGGTCCAGGCACCAGACATTGCGTTCCAGCTCCACCCCCTTCTTAATACCGGGGCCTGACAACGTGAACACGCCGCGCAGCGAACCCAACCCCCACTCAGCCGTGGGCAGGAAGGGACCGTGCTGGCCGCCGAAGCGCTCGCTGGCCGCGAAAACGACATCACCAACGTAGTCGCCATAGATGTTGATGAAACGAGCATCATCTTTCTTCAGGGCAAACAGTATCGGTTTTAGGCCGGTAGCAGGGTCAACGTATTCAGTCAAAGCCCTGACTACCGCCTCCTGTACCTGGTGATACTCTTCCCCCGGTTCGACGATTCCGTCCGGGTCTCTCCCCTTGACGTTCACGTAGACATACACAGACCTCTGTCCCACCGCCTTTGTCCTGGACCAGTTGATACTACCGTCCTCGTTTCTCATCAGGAGGCCGGCATCTTCCAGAATCTTCTGGAGGTTTGGGGTAGGGCCGTTGGTGGCTTTGGCACCATGGTCTGAAATCAGGGCAAATACAGTCTCGTTTTCGTCGACACAGGCAAACAGGTCAGCAGCAAAACGGTCACAGACCTGGTATATGGCCAACTCCACCTCCTGGTACTTCTTCCACTCGGCCTCACTCTGGGCAGTGGCGGGGTCCATCATCCAGGAGATGGAGTGCCAGGCATGGTCGGGAAGATGGTACTGCATCATGAAGAGGTCCCAGGGTTTGTTTCTCAGGATGTAGGTGCAGGCATCGCTCCACCACTGTTGCTCCAGCTCCGCCAGTTCGAGCACGGTGTCGGTATCAAACCAGCCGCGATCGAACCCGGTGAACCCGGATTCTGGATAAGGCAGCCCTTTTTCCGACTTAATCTCGGCGGCCAGCGAATCAGGGTAGGACCAGCCGTCCAACGCGCAGATGCAGCTATGGTAGATACGGATGTCTTCGGCGTCTCTGGAGAGTTCAAGGAGCTTAAGTGTGAAACCCGCCTTCTTGGGCCCCGCTTCGGTGGGGAATTCTCGGGTGATAATGGGTGACCACTGCCCTTTTTCCAGAACAGCCATAGGCGAAGAGGCATCCTTGCTGTCGCAGATGACCACACGGTCGTAGCCTTCCCCCCTGGTGTCCAGCACGAGCATGTGCCAAACCGGGCGTTGCATCCG
This window of the Dehalococcoidales bacterium genome carries:
- a CDS encoding alkyl sulfatase dimerization domain-containing protein, producing MTQNSDIEEVKKLRGKDEELAPDVIKIGRVVPVAGPSGVVITGEGLVVVDTGMPQGGPDRVRRIRERTDAPFHTIIYSHGHGDHTGGVHAFLEDAEQRGHPRPRIIGHELLAKRFDKYRMLAGRRRYIGSLQFPGPEMQRAQQKQGSSPRPSPYVYPDTTFSDYMEFKLGGFTFEIRHAPAETEDTIWVWVPERKLAMIGDLLIGGCPNTGNPLKEQRYTLEWAEALEKIADKDPDFIIAGLGVLRSGLARERCLKTAKFLRYIQDEVVRLLNEQYWIEDILEKITIPEDMANDPWLVGAYGHPTFVIHDVYRRYTGWYDGNPSELFPSHSSTIAAEVTGLTGAEQLIERARELQQKGDIQLALHLVDFAIGGSDDASKHKEASLLKAALLDARA
- a CDS encoding alkaline phosphatase family protein translates to MTARPKKVIILGLDAPIAPRLYKYCKEGKLPAMARVINNGVWAKNAMLPLPTITPPNWTAISTGAWPSTAGITDFNVHYPGEPLNRSHGGFYSGDVKAEFVWNAIARAGKKSVVINYPGTWPPMVKDGYQIGGAGVDVNHYFWPAGAFGSETEEPPPSIDDETAFRFAQHGVEAGGAMAAPRCALSYERIFVTNPFQSGVVRAQPFAGTPGQGQPDVIALKEPDGWSNMPPARKALEAILVVRPSSGRYRMQRPVWHMLVLDTRGEGYDRVVICDSKDASSPMAVLEKGQWSPIITREFPTEAGPKKAGFTLKLLELSRDAEDIRIYHSCICALDGWSYPDSLAAEIKSEKGLPYPESGFTGFDRGWFDTDTVLELAELEQQWWSDACTYILRNKPWDLFMMQYHLPDHAWHSISWMMDPATAQSEAEWKKYQEVELAIYQVCDRFAADLFACVDENETVFALISDHGAKATNGPTPNLQKILEDAGLLMRNEDGSINWSRTKAVGQRSVYVYVNVKGRDPDGIVEPGEEYHQVQEAVVRALTEYVDPATGLKPILFALKKDDARFINIYGDYVGDVVFAASERFGGQHGPFLPTAEWGLGSLRGVFTLSGPGIKKGVELERNVWCLDLIPTICYLAGWPMPRDAEGAIIFQALEEPDPK